The Verrucomicrobiota bacterium genome has a segment encoding these proteins:
- a CDS encoding IS630 family transposase, which produces AYSPDLNPIEMAFAKFKTHLRQAAKRTWQELLEAVVEAFESFTPQECTNFFHHCHYV; this is translated from the coding sequence GCTTACAGTCCAGATCTTAACCCCATTGAAATGGCCTTTGCCAAATTCAAAACTCACTTACGACAAGCTGCAAAGAGAACTTGGCAGGAACTACTTGAGGCTGTTGTTGAAGCGTTCGAATCATTCACTCCTCAGGAATGTACCAACTTCTTTCACCATTGCCATTATGTTTAA